The following are encoded in a window of Kogia breviceps isolate mKogBre1 chromosome 10, mKogBre1 haplotype 1, whole genome shotgun sequence genomic DNA:
- the FAM107A gene encoding actin-associated protein FAM107A isoform X3, translating into MAQAQLRTSMYSEIQRERADIGGLMARPEYRDWNPELIKPKKLLNPVKASRSHQELHRELLMNHRRGLGVDSKPELQRVLEHRRRNQLIKKKKEELEAKRLQCPFEQELLKRQQRLNQLEKPPEKEEDHAPEFIKVRENLRRITTLTREERAL; encoded by the exons CCTCCATGTACTCGGAGATCCAGAGGGAGCGGGCGGACATCGGAGGCCTGATGGCCCGGCCGGAATACAGAGACTGGAACCCGGAGCTCATCAAGCCCAAGAAGCTGCTGAACCCCGTGAAGGCCTCCCGGAGCCACCAGGAGCTGCACCGAGAGCTGCTCATGAACCACAGAAG GGGCCTGGGCGTGGACAGCAAGCCGGAGCTGCAGCGTGTCCTGGAGCACCGCCGGCGGAACCAGCTCatcaagaagaagaaggaggaactGGAGGCCAAGCGCTTGCAGTGCCCCTTTGAGCAGGAGCTCCTGAAACGGCAGCAGAGGCTGAACCAG cTGGAAAAACCACCAGAAAAGGAAGAGGACCATGCCCCCGAATTTATTAAAGTCAGGGAAAACCTGCGGAGAATCACCACCCTGACCCGTGAAGAGAGAGCGCTTTAG
- the FAM107A gene encoding actin-associated protein FAM107A isoform X1 → MYSEIQRERADIGGLMARPEYRDWNPELIKPKKLLNPVKASRSHQELHRELLMNHRRGLGVDSKPELQRVLEHRRRNQLIKKKKEELEAKRLQCPFEQELLKRQQRLNQLEKPPEKEEDHAPEFIKVRENLRRITTLTREERAL, encoded by the exons ATGTACTCGGAGATCCAGAGGGAGCGGGCGGACATCGGAGGCCTGATGGCCCGGCCGGAATACAGAGACTGGAACCCGGAGCTCATCAAGCCCAAGAAGCTGCTGAACCCCGTGAAGGCCTCCCGGAGCCACCAGGAGCTGCACCGAGAGCTGCTCATGAACCACAGAAG GGGCCTGGGCGTGGACAGCAAGCCGGAGCTGCAGCGTGTCCTGGAGCACCGCCGGCGGAACCAGCTCatcaagaagaagaaggaggaactGGAGGCCAAGCGCTTGCAGTGCCCCTTTGAGCAGGAGCTCCTGAAACGGCAGCAGAGGCTGAACCAG cTGGAAAAACCACCAGAAAAGGAAGAGGACCATGCCCCCGAATTTATTAAAGTCAGGGAAAACCTGCGGAGAATCACCACCCTGACCCGTGAAGAGAGAGCGCTTTAG